GGGAAATTCACTTCTCATGTTGGGCCCTACGCCGGAAAATATGTGAAGAACGAATATTACGAGGCCGGTACGGCACCTGAAAGATCCGTCGATGTTGAACTCGCAATCCAGTTAAAAGAAGAGAATAAAGCCTTTAAGGTTGAGAAATACGTACACAGTTATCCGCACTCGTGGAGAACCGATGAACCACTTTTGTATTATCCTTTGGATTCATGGTTCATCAAGATCACCGAAGTTCGCGACCGCATGTTCGACCTTAACGATACGATAAACTGGAAACCGAAAGCGACCGGTGAAGGCCGTTTCGGGAACTGGCTTAAAAATGCCAACGACTGGAACCTATCGCGCTCAAGATACTGGGGAATTCCTTTGCCGATTTGGCGTACGGAAGACAAACAGGAAGAAATCCTGATCGGTTCAGTCGAAGAATTGTACCACGAAATTGAAAAATCGATCGCTGCAGGCATCCAGAAGCAAAATCCATTCAAAGGTTTTGAAATCGGCAATATGTCTGAAGCCAATTATGACTTGGTTGACCTGCACAAAAATGTAGTTGACGCCATTACGCTTGTTTCGCCTTCAGGAAAACCGATGACGCGTGAAACGGATTTGATCGACGTTTGGTTCGATTCGGGTGCCATGCCTTATGCACAATGGCATTATCCATTTGAGAATAGTGATAAAATCGACCAAAATAAAGACTTTCCTGCTGATTTTATTGCGGAAGGCGTTGACCAGACACGTGGTTGGTTTTATACACTGCACGCTATCGGAACTTTGGTCTTTGACAAGGTCGCTTATAAAAATGTGGTTTCCAACGGACTGGTTTTGGACAAAAACGGCCAGAAAATGTCGAAACGCCTCGGCAATGCGACAGATCCTTTCGAAACCATCAAAGAATACGGCCCGGATGCCACGCGTTGGTACATGATCTCGAATGCGAATCCTTGGGACAATTTGAAATTTGACATTGAAGGCATTGCGGAAGTACGACGCAAATTCTTCGGTACCTTATACAATACGTATTCGTTCTTCTCCTTGTATGCGAACATCGACGGATTCACTTATGCGGAAGCGGAAATCCCGCTGCATGAAAGACCGGAAATCGACCAATGGATCATTTCGGAACTGAATACCTTAATAAAAGATGTTGATGGTTTTTATGCCGATTACGAACCGACGAAAGCCTCACGTGCAATTTCTGATTTCGTACAGGAAAACCTGAGCAACTGGTATGTGCGTTTGTGCCGCCGCAGGTTCTGGAAAGGCGAGTACGCGCAGGATAAGATTGCGGCATACCAAACGTTATTTACCTGTTTGATTTCGGTGGCAAAACTGGGCGCGCCCATCGCGCCGTTCTTCATGGACAAGCTTTACATCGATTTGACAAAAGCCACTGGAAACGAGAATTTTGAGTCCGTACACCTGGCTGAATTCCCGCAATTCGTTGAAAACTTTGTTAATAAAACGTTAGAGAGTAAAATGCAGAAGGCGCAAACCATCTCTTCCTTGGTTTTGTCACTGCGTAAGAAGGAAATGATCAAAGTGCGACAACCTTTAAAAAAGGTAATGATACCGGTACTTGACGCAAAACAAAAGGCGGAGATTGAGGCGATTTCAGACCTGATAAAAGCCGAGGTCAACGTTAAGGAAATCGAACTTCTCGATGATGCATCAGGTATTTTAGTGAAGCAGATCAAGCCAAATTTCAAGGCTTTAGGACCGCGCTTTGGAAAAGATATGGGATTGATTTCCAAAGAGATACAAGGATTTTCGCAGGAGCAGATTGCCCAATTGGATAAAGAAGGCAGCATCGCGCTTGTTATTTCGGGAAATAATATAACTTTAACCTTAGAAGACGTAGAGATTACGTCCCAGGATATTGAAGGCTGGCTGGTGGCCCATGCAAACGGAATAACCGTGGCGCTGGACATCACCATTACGCCGGAGCTGAAAAATGAAGGTATTGCAAGGGAGCTGGTAAACAGGATCCAGAACATCCGTAAAGATTCAGGTTTCGAGGTAACCGACAAGATCCAGGTGCAGATTGAGGCAGGAAACAGTATGTTGGAAGAAGCTGTTGAAGGAAATGTGGATTATATAAAATCTGAGACTTTAACCGAAACGATTGCCTTCATGGAAAGTGTACCTTCGGGCACCGAAATAGAATTTGACGACATCAAAACAAAAATATTAATTTCAAAATAGAACAAAAATGGTAGATGAAGTTGCACGATACTCTGACGCAGACCTGGCAGAGTTCAAAGAAATTATCCTAGGAAAGATACAAAAAGCACAATCAGACCTTGACCTGATCAAAAGTGCCTACATGAATGACCTTAATAATGGTACAGACGATACTTCCCCAACATTCAAGGCATTTGAAGAAGGCAGCGAAACCATGTCGAAAGAAGCGAATTCACAGTTGGCCATCCGTCAGGAGAAGTTTATCCGTGATCTGAAAAACGCGCTTTTCCGTGTGGAAAACAAGACTTACGGGGTTTGTAAAGTGACCGGAAAACTCATTGGAAAGGAACGCCTGAAAATCGTTCCGCATGCGACCATGAGTATCGAAGCCAAAAATTTACAGCGATAATCGAAAAAAATTCCCAAAGTTTAGGGACAAAATTCCAAATTCCAAATTAAACCCTGGGATTTGGAATTTCTTTTTTGGAATTTCCCTATTTTTGCCCACTAAAATTTGCACAATGTCCTTAAAAAGAGCCTATCTCATTATTTTCCTGATACTTTTGGTAGATCAGATTTCAAAAATCTACATCAAGACGCATTTCCGCTTACAGGAAGAAGTCGAAGTTTTCAGTTGGTTCAAGATTTATTTTATTGAGAATGAGGGCATGGCCTGGGGCACCAAGATTCCGGGCAATTACGGCAAACTGATCCTGACCCTGTTCCGTATTGCAGCCATAGGCGGTATCGGCTGGTGGCTGTGGAGCGCTGTGCAGAAACGCAGTTCCATTTACCTGGTGGTAGCCATCGCACTAATCTTTGCAGGTGCCACCGGAAACATCATTGATTCGATATTTTACGGCGTTATTTTCGACAGCAGTCATGGCAATGTAGCGACACTTTTCTCGCCACAGCCTTACGGCACTTTATTCCACGGAGATGTCGTCGACATGCTGTATTTCCCCTTCTTCACCGCAAGATGGCCTGAATGGGTCCCGGCAATTGGCGGACAGGAATTTAAATTCTTCAATGCCATCTTCAACATTGCCGATATGGCGATTTCAACCGGGGTGGGGATTTTGATTGTGTTTAATAAGAAGGCTTTTCATAAACACTAATTAGAAAATGGGTTAATTAGAAAATGTGATAATGTGCGGACGTTCGCAGGCATTATCTCATTCTCTAATTAAAATCATAAATTCTCAAAGGTGTCACGCAGTAATCAAGCTTTACATCGCCATCAAAAACGTCTTCCCACGTTTCTGCCGCTTCGAAAAAGGACAATCCTACCTTAATGGCATCCGGGCGGCATCCGGAGAGGAATTTGTCATAAAAGCCTTTACCGTAACCCACGCGGTTTCCTGATGTATCAAAGGCCAGCAATGGTACGAATACCACATCGATCTTTTCCGACGGAACCGTGATTCCGTCCACAGGCTCTGGGATATGATAGTCATTCTTTTTGAATTTCGTATTGTCCGTCAAAAGGAAATGCGTCATGTCGCGGGTTTCGAAATCGCTTTTGGAAACGAGGATTTCCTTGTCTTTTCCGGATAACATATGTAGGATGGGTTCAGTATCGACTTCGTTATGTTCTGCAATCGAAAGGAAGATATGATAATAAATCTTATCCCAAACCGGCAGCTGCAGCAATCTATTGGCAATATCGATGCTTTTATCTTCAATTTCATCTGCGGAAAGCGAATTCCGCAGTGCTTTATATTTAACACGGAGTTCTTTTTTATTCATACGATAAAAATAAACATTATCAACTTCATTCGCTAATTCGCTACGCTGCTCATTATCTCATTGCCAAATTATCGAATTATCTATTTAACTTTGTAACATGACTCCTGAACTCAGCCTGCAAATACAAACCCTCCCCGACGGCCCCGGTGTATACCAGTATTATGACAGGGAAGGGAAGCTGCTCTATGTAGGCAAGGCCAAAAACCTGAAGAAAAGGGTGTCTTCCTATTTCAATAAAGTACACGACACGGCCAAGACGAACGTCATGGTGCGCAAGATTGTCACCATCCGGCATATCGTCGTGGCATCCGAAAGTGATGCATTGCTTCTGGAGAACAACCTCATCAAGAAACACCAGCCACGCTTTAATGTATTGATGCGTGATGACAAGACCTATCCCTGGATTTGCATTAAAAAAGAACCTTTCTCCAGGATCTTCCCTACCCGGAGGATGATTAAGGACGGGTCGGAATATTTCGGGCCCTATACCAGTTTTAAAACCGTACATACCATCCTGGACCTGGTCAAGGAATTGTATCCGTTGCGGACCTGCAATTACGATTTAAGGGAGGAAAATGTCGAGAAAGGGAAATTCAAGGTCTGCCTCGAATACCATATCGGGAACTGCAAAGGACCCTGTGAAGGCCATGAATCTTTAGAAAACTATCAAAGACATGTAGAGGCCATCCGGCAGATACTAAAAGGGAATTTTAAGGAAAGCCTGCGCGATTTCCGCAAATCCATGACGCAGTGCGCCGCCGAAATGCGTTTCGAGGAAGCGCAGAAAATCAAGGAAAAAATCGACGTCCTTGAAAATTACCAGTCGCGCTCGATGGTAGCCAATGTTAAAGTCACGAATGTTGATGTATTCTCGATCATTTCTGACGAAGCGGTGGCGTATGTGAATTTCCTCCAGATTTCACATGGTTCTGTCATCCGGTCGCATACTTTGGAAATCCGGAAAAAACTCGAAGAACCTGACGAAGAGCTTTTGGCTTTGGCCGTAATTGAATTGCGTGAACGCTTCAACCTGCTTACCAAAGAGATCATCCTGCCGTTTGATATCGATCTGGGCGAAAGCATCAAAGTTACCGTACCGCAACTGGGTGACAAGAAACAACTGCTTGAACTTTCCCAGCGCAACGCACGGTATTACCGCCTCGACCAATTGAAGCAATTGCAGATTGTCGATCCGGACCGCCATACCACGCGCATCATGGCACAGATGAAAAAGGATTTACGCCTGAACGAAGAACCACGCCACATCGAATGTTTCGACAACTCGAACATACAGGGAAGCAATCCCGTGGCGGCCTGCGTCGTGTTTAAGGACGGGAAGCCAAGCAAAAAAGATTACCGCCATTTCAACATCAAGACCGTCGAGGGGCCGAACGATTTTGCGTCTATGGAAGAAGTGGTGTACCGCCGTTATAAAAGGCTGCTGGACGAAAACGAGCCGTTGCCGCAGCTGATCATCATTGATGGTGGCAAAGGGCAGCTTTCGTCCGCATTGAAAAGCATCGATGCATTGGAACTGCGCGGAAAGATTGCGATTATCGGGATTGCGAAAAGGCTGGAGGAACTGTTCTATCCCGGCGATAATGTGCCGTTGTATCTGGACAAGAAATCGGAAACATTAAAAGTCATCCAACAGCTGCGTAACGAAGCGCACCGTTTCGGGATTACGTTCCATAGGGACAAGCGCAGCAAATCGGCACTGAATTCATCTGTCGAATCGATTCCCGGCATCGGTGAAAAAACGATGATTACGTTAATGAAGCATTTCAAATCTGTTAAAAGACTCAAACTGGCGACGGAAAAAGAGATTTCAGACGTGGTCGGTGTATCGAAAGCAAAAAAAATTACCGACTTTTACAACACGAAAATAAATTGAACATGAAAAATATTGCTCTGTTGGTCATGGTGTTATGCGCATCGCTGACTTCTTTTTCACAGGAGCAACAACAAAACCACAAGCCTAAAGTGGGCCTTGTCCTTACTGGCGGCGGCGCTAAAGGCTTTGCGCATATCGGCGTACTCAAAGTCCTCGAAGCGGCAGGCATCGAGGTAAGTTACATCGGCGGGACGAGTATGGGCGCAGTAGTTGGCGGCTTATATGCTGCAGGCTACAACGCAAAGCAAATCGACTCGATATTTACCACGACTGATTTCGACGAACTCCTGAAAGACTACATCCCGCGCAGTTCAAAGAATTTTTTCGGGAAGCGCAATGACGAGCTGTATGCCATTCAGCTTCCGTTCAATAAATTCCGTATCGGCATCCCGACCGCTTTATCGAAAGGGATGTATAATTTTAACCTGCTCGCCAAATTGACCGACAATGTAAAGCATGTGCGCGATTTCAGGAAATTGCCGATACCCTTCCTATGCGTGGCTACAGACATTGAAACGGGCGAAGAAGTGGTTTTGGACAAAGGGTATTTACCACAGGCCATGCTGGCAAGTTCCGCATTCCCGAGCCTTTTTTCTCCTATTGAACTCGATGGGAGATTGCTGATCGATGGCGGCGTAACGAACAATTACCCGGTGGAGGAAGTCCGGAAAATGGGCGCCGATATCATCATCGGGGTCGATGTCCAGGATGATCTTAAGACGCGGCGCTCCCTAAAAGATGCCACGCGCATCCTGGTGCAGATCTCGAACCTGCAAATGATTGAGAAGATGAAACAGAAGATAAAACTGACCGATATTTACATTAAGCCCGACATCAGTGACTTTTCAGTAATCTCTTTTGATGAAGGTGCCGATATCATCAAACGTGGCGAGGAGGCCGCATTTTCTGTTTATGAGAAATTAAAGTCTTTGGCAGACGAAGAGCATCCGTATGTAAAGCCGGGAATGGCAAAAGTGAATGACAGTCTGTCAATCTTTAAAATCAACACCAATAAACTTGACGATTATACGAGGGCGTACGTTATCGGGAAACTGAAATTTAAGCCTGATACTAAAATTTCATATACTAATCTTAAAGACGGCATCAATGCACTGAGCGCCACTGAAAACTTCAGCGCCATTGGGTATTCCCTTGAAAAAAACGGCGATAAGGATGACCTTAACCTGCAGCTGACGGAAAATAATACGCGTACTTTCCTGAAGTTCGGGCTGCATTATGATGGCCTTTTCAAGAGCGGCATCCTGATCAATTTCACCAATAAAAAGACATTCCTGAAGAATGACGTGCTTTCGGGCGACCTGATCCTGGGCGATAACCTGCGGTATAATTTTGATTATTACATTGACAACGGCTTTTACTGGAGCTTCGGGTTCAAGTCCAAATACAACCATTTCAACAGGAATATCCTGATTGATTTCCATGACGGGCAGTTGCTCGATTTGCTGCACATCAACTCGCTG
This genomic stretch from Flavobacterium pallidum harbors:
- a CDS encoding TraR/DksA family transcriptional regulator, which codes for MVDEVARYSDADLAEFKEIILGKIQKAQSDLDLIKSAYMNDLNNGTDDTSPTFKAFEEGSETMSKEANSQLAIRQEKFIRDLKNALFRVENKTYGVCKVTGKLIGKERLKIVPHATMSIEAKNLQR
- a CDS encoding patatin-like phospholipase family protein; the encoded protein is MKNIALLVMVLCASLTSFSQEQQQNHKPKVGLVLTGGGAKGFAHIGVLKVLEAAGIEVSYIGGTSMGAVVGGLYAAGYNAKQIDSIFTTTDFDELLKDYIPRSSKNFFGKRNDELYAIQLPFNKFRIGIPTALSKGMYNFNLLAKLTDNVKHVRDFRKLPIPFLCVATDIETGEEVVLDKGYLPQAMLASSAFPSLFSPIELDGRLLIDGGVTNNYPVEEVRKMGADIIIGVDVQDDLKTRRSLKDATRILVQISNLQMIEKMKQKIKLTDIYIKPDISDFSVISFDEGADIIKRGEEAAFSVYEKLKSLADEEHPYVKPGMAKVNDSLSIFKINTNKLDDYTRAYVIGKLKFKPDTKISYTNLKDGINALSATENFSAIGYSLEKNGDKDDLNLQLTENNTRTFLKFGLHYDGLFKSGILINFTNKKTFLKNDVLSGDLILGDNLRYNFDYYIDNGFYWSFGFKSKYNHFNRNILIDFHDGQLLDLLHINSLNVSFSDFTNQAYLQTIFAQKFLIGAGIEYKTLKIRSETLGNTAPTFEKSDYTSAFGYLKYDSYDNKYFPSRGWYFCGDFQSYLYSTDYTEKFEPFSIAKGNFGVAQTLFPKTTIRMETEGGFAIGERTIDFFNFILGGYGFNELDNIRPFYGYDFLSLTADSYIKTAFTVDYEFFKKHHFNMTANYANMGDKLFQDTDWITKPRYTGYAVGYGLETIIGPIEVKYSWSPELTKGFTWFSVGFWF
- a CDS encoding lipoprotein signal peptidase, whose amino-acid sequence is MSLKRAYLIIFLILLVDQISKIYIKTHFRLQEEVEVFSWFKIYFIENEGMAWGTKIPGNYGKLILTLFRIAAIGGIGWWLWSAVQKRSSIYLVVAIALIFAGATGNIIDSIFYGVIFDSSHGNVATLFSPQPYGTLFHGDVVDMLYFPFFTARWPEWVPAIGGQEFKFFNAIFNIADMAISTGVGILIVFNKKAFHKH
- the ileS gene encoding isoleucine--tRNA ligase; translated protein: MSTKFTEYKGLDLPTVASEVLDFWKKENIFEKSVTTREGNEPFVFFEGPPSANGLPGIHHVMARAIKDIFCRYKTQKGYQVKRKAGWDTHGLPVELGTEKELGITKEDIGKKISIEEYNEACKRTVMRYTDVWNDLTEKMGYWVDMEDPYVTYKSKYMESVWWLLKQIYDKGLMYKGYTIQPYSPKSGTGLSSHEVNQPGAYRDVTDTTIVAQFKTKPETLPAFLQGFGDVHILAWTTTPWTLPSNTALTVGPEIDYVLVKTFNQYTFEPVNDVLAKNLVGKQFGKGFFETIEAADFDNYKAGDKQIPYTILAEAKGKDLVGIRYEQLLPFVLPYQNPENAFRVISGDFVTTEDGTGIVHTAPTFGADDAKVAKEATPEVPPMLVLDEYGTPIPLVDLQGKFTSHVGPYAGKYVKNEYYEAGTAPERSVDVELAIQLKEENKAFKVEKYVHSYPHSWRTDEPLLYYPLDSWFIKITEVRDRMFDLNDTINWKPKATGEGRFGNWLKNANDWNLSRSRYWGIPLPIWRTEDKQEEILIGSVEELYHEIEKSIAAGIQKQNPFKGFEIGNMSEANYDLVDLHKNVVDAITLVSPSGKPMTRETDLIDVWFDSGAMPYAQWHYPFENSDKIDQNKDFPADFIAEGVDQTRGWFYTLHAIGTLVFDKVAYKNVVSNGLVLDKNGQKMSKRLGNATDPFETIKEYGPDATRWYMISNANPWDNLKFDIEGIAEVRRKFFGTLYNTYSFFSLYANIDGFTYAEAEIPLHERPEIDQWIISELNTLIKDVDGFYADYEPTKASRAISDFVQENLSNWYVRLCRRRFWKGEYAQDKIAAYQTLFTCLISVAKLGAPIAPFFMDKLYIDLTKATGNENFESVHLAEFPQFVENFVNKTLESKMQKAQTISSLVLSLRKKEMIKVRQPLKKVMIPVLDAKQKAEIEAISDLIKAEVNVKEIELLDDASGILVKQIKPNFKALGPRFGKDMGLISKEIQGFSQEQIAQLDKEGSIALVISGNNITLTLEDVEITSQDIEGWLVAHANGITVALDITITPELKNEGIARELVNRIQNIRKDSGFEVTDKIQVQIEAGNSMLEEAVEGNVDYIKSETLTETIAFMESVPSGTEIEFDDIKTKILISK
- a CDS encoding 5-formyltetrahydrofolate cyclo-ligase → MNKKELRVKYKALRNSLSADEIEDKSIDIANRLLQLPVWDKIYYHIFLSIAEHNEVDTEPILHMLSGKDKEILVSKSDFETRDMTHFLLTDNTKFKKNDYHIPEPVDGITVPSEKIDVVFVPLLAFDTSGNRVGYGKGFYDKFLSGCRPDAIKVGLSFFEAAETWEDVFDGDVKLDYCVTPLRIYDFN
- the uvrC gene encoding excinuclease ABC subunit UvrC → MTPELSLQIQTLPDGPGVYQYYDREGKLLYVGKAKNLKKRVSSYFNKVHDTAKTNVMVRKIVTIRHIVVASESDALLLENNLIKKHQPRFNVLMRDDKTYPWICIKKEPFSRIFPTRRMIKDGSEYFGPYTSFKTVHTILDLVKELYPLRTCNYDLREENVEKGKFKVCLEYHIGNCKGPCEGHESLENYQRHVEAIRQILKGNFKESLRDFRKSMTQCAAEMRFEEAQKIKEKIDVLENYQSRSMVANVKVTNVDVFSIISDEAVAYVNFLQISHGSVIRSHTLEIRKKLEEPDEELLALAVIELRERFNLLTKEIILPFDIDLGESIKVTVPQLGDKKQLLELSQRNARYYRLDQLKQLQIVDPDRHTTRIMAQMKKDLRLNEEPRHIECFDNSNIQGSNPVAACVVFKDGKPSKKDYRHFNIKTVEGPNDFASMEEVVYRRYKRLLDENEPLPQLIIIDGGKGQLSSALKSIDALELRGKIAIIGIAKRLEELFYPGDNVPLYLDKKSETLKVIQQLRNEAHRFGITFHRDKRSKSALNSSVESIPGIGEKTMITLMKHFKSVKRLKLATEKEISDVVGVSKAKKITDFYNTKIN